Part of the Thermococcus barossii genome is shown below.
TGTCCCCGTTTCATCTTTATCCACCGGGGTTTATGTTTATGTGGAGCTCACCGGTAGTTGAGTCAAAGGCCCATGAGTTTGGATTATCTGGATTCCACTCGACGACTATCTCCAGCGTTGCCGGGAGCGTTGCGGGATCAATGCTCAGACCGTAGACCGTTGATGAGCCGAAGGTGAGGCTTCCGGACGGTGCCCATACCGATGAGTTGGTGTACAGAACCGCCTGGTACATCCCTCTGCTCCAGAAGACGTTCTTATCGCCCCCTGTTAGAACGGCGGTTACGTTGGTTCCGGTGACCGTGATATAGGTTCCGTTGCCTTCAGTGCTGTAGTTTCCGTAGGTTATGAACAGGGAGGCATTGTTGATGTTCAGCCCTTTCCGGAGCATTTCGGGGTCACGCAGGTACGTCAGTCTCACGTAGGTGGTTGACTTGGCTCCGGGCCCCTGGGCGTACACCTGTGATATAGTGTTGGAGATGGCGTTGGCTAGGTTTTTCTCCTCAAGGCTTATCTGGATTCGAAGGGTCTCGGTTGATGTTGAGCCCTCTCTGAACGTTATGTTGTTTACGGAGTACAGCAGGAGTATGAGCATCATTCCAAAGATTAAC
Proteins encoded:
- a CDS encoding class III signal peptide-containing protein, yielding MLIKKRGQVSLEFMLIFGMMLILLLYSVNNITFREGSTSTETLRIQISLEEKNLANAISNTISQVYAQGPGAKSTTYVRLTYLRDPEMLRKGLNINNASLFITYGNYSTEGNGTYITVTGTNVTAVLTGGDKNVFWSRGMYQAVLYTNSSVWAPSGSLTFGSSTVYGLSIDPATLPATLEIVVEWNPDNPNSWAFDSTTGELHININPGG